Below is a genomic region from Glaciihabitans sp. INWT7.
CACCAGGATGAGCTCTACAACCCACTTGATTGGCCAAAGAATGGTGCCAATGATGTCCATGTGTTTAGGTCACCTTTCCGTGGCCATCGATACAACAAAACCAAAACGCGTTACCGCGTACTTCTGCTCGACCCGCTGGGGCACGTCGTCGACACCGCCGGCGGCCCAGGGATGGCAGCGCGCAATGCGGCGGATTCCCAACCAACTTCCGCGAACCAGGCCGTACTGCTGGATGGCTTGAAGCGCATAAGACGAGCAGGAGGGGTAATACCGGCACACATCGCCGTACAGGGGTGAGATCACAGCCCGGTATACCCGCAGAATCAGCACGCTGAGATTGCGGGGGAGCAGGA
It encodes:
- the yidD gene encoding membrane protein insertion efficiency factor YidD, translated to MNSIVTFVLLLPRNLSVLILRVYRAVISPLYGDVCRYYPSCSSYALQAIQQYGLVRGSWLGIRRIARCHPWAAGGVDDVPQRVEQKYAVTRFGFVVSMATER